Proteins from a single region of Verrucosispora sp. NA02020:
- the fabF gene encoding beta-ketoacyl-ACP synthase II encodes MSRPDVVVTGLGATTPLGGDVASTWDAMLAGRSGVSALTQEWAGQLPVRIAAQLAVDPSTVLDRVKLRRLDRSEAIALIAAHQAWADAGLVDAGADPERIGVSIGSGIGGAVTLLNQDDILEASGPRRVSPHTVPMLMPNGPAAWVGLELGAQAGVHSVASACATGAEAIALGLDMIRSGRADVVVAGGTEAVIHALPIAGFASMRAMSTRNDEPERASRPWDKGRDGFVLGEGAGIVVLERAEHAAARGARVYARLAGAGITSDGYDIVQPHPEGAGAIRAIAKAIADADVDRADISHVNAHATSTPVGDIAEIKALHAALGDHPVLTATKSMSGHLLGAAGALESIATILSIRDSVIPPTINLDDPDDGLDLDVAAGKARHMDVPAALNNSFGFGGHNVALVFTRA; translated from the coding sequence ATGAGTCGTCCTGACGTCGTCGTCACCGGGCTCGGCGCGACCACCCCGCTGGGCGGGGACGTCGCGTCGACCTGGGACGCCATGCTCGCCGGCCGCTCCGGGGTGAGTGCGCTCACCCAGGAGTGGGCCGGTCAGTTGCCGGTCCGGATCGCCGCCCAACTGGCGGTCGATCCTTCCACCGTCCTGGACCGGGTGAAGCTGCGCCGGCTGGACCGCTCCGAGGCGATCGCGTTGATCGCCGCCCACCAGGCCTGGGCCGACGCCGGCCTGGTCGACGCCGGAGCGGACCCGGAACGGATCGGGGTCAGCATCGGCTCCGGCATCGGTGGCGCGGTCACCCTGCTCAACCAGGACGACATCCTGGAGGCGTCCGGCCCCCGGCGGGTCTCCCCGCACACCGTGCCCATGCTGATGCCCAACGGTCCCGCCGCGTGGGTGGGTCTGGAACTCGGCGCCCAGGCCGGCGTGCACTCGGTGGCCAGCGCCTGCGCGACCGGCGCGGAGGCGATCGCGCTGGGTCTGGACATGATCCGGTCCGGTCGGGCCGACGTGGTGGTGGCCGGTGGCACCGAAGCGGTGATCCACGCGCTGCCGATCGCCGGTTTCGCCTCGATGCGGGCCATGTCGACCCGCAACGACGAGCCCGAGCGGGCCTCCCGGCCGTGGGACAAGGGCCGGGACGGCTTCGTCCTCGGCGAGGGTGCCGGCATCGTGGTGCTGGAGCGCGCCGAGCACGCCGCCGCCCGGGGCGCCCGGGTGTACGCGCGGCTTGCTGGCGCCGGTATCACCTCCGACGGCTACGACATCGTCCAGCCGCACCCGGAGGGCGCCGGCGCGATCCGGGCCATCGCGAAGGCGATCGCCGACGCGGACGTGGACCGGGCCGACATCAGCCACGTCAACGCGCACGCCACGTCCACCCCGGTGGGCGACATCGCCGAGATCAAGGCACTGCACGCGGCACTGGGTGACCACCCGGTGCTGACCGCCACCAAGTCGATGTCCGGGCACCTGCTCGGCGCGGCCGGCGCGTTGGAGTCGATCGCCACCATCCTGTCGATCCGCGACAGCGTGATCCCGCCGACGATCAACCTGGACGACCCGGACGACGGCCTCGACCTCGACGTGGCCGCCGGCAAGGCTCGCCACATGGACGTCCCCGCCGCGCTGAACAACTCGTTCGGTTTCGGCGGTCACAACGTGGCACTCGTCTTCACCCGGGCCTGA
- a CDS encoding glycoside hydrolase family 3 protein encodes MGRVSTTPRRVVAAFVAVTALLATGCSGAGQRPGAAPSSAPASEPAPPSSAPPDGPATRAAALVAELADEDLVGQVLMPYAYGDQATEVSAGSAAGNRNLGGVDTPAEMIEKYRLGGLILVGFSADDPTQSNQATTNVDNPKQVRQLTTGLREAAGKLPAGTAPFLIGTDQEYGVVTRITDGVTMLPSALAAGAADDPALTEAAWRAAGTELAAMGINLDFAPVADVLVKRSTVIGSRSFGADPSRAAGQVGGAVRGLQASGVAATVKHFPGHGHSAVDSHEDLPVLTQSRKKLAAEAWPPFTAGIEAGALAVMSAHLDVAEVDPGVAATFSRTLLTDVLRGELGFQGVVITDGMNMPPARRWGPGEAAVRALKAGNDLILMPPHVGQAYDGLLTALRDGSLPRARLVEAATRVLTMKFTLADKPVPEMSTLGAPAHREAADALAAGAVTVFKGRCDTSGVKGPVTVTSSGGRAHTRTALTEALTAAGVQVVASGGTVVHLVGYGDGAGDLRSGAAVTVAMDTPYVLAGASSPTLLATYSSSRASMTALADVLAGKAAPRGRSPVKVSGLPATTCG; translated from the coding sequence ATGGGCCGCGTGTCGACTACCCCTCGGCGCGTCGTCGCCGCGTTCGTCGCCGTGACCGCGTTACTCGCCACCGGCTGTTCGGGAGCCGGGCAGCGACCGGGGGCCGCCCCGTCGTCGGCCCCGGCCAGCGAACCGGCACCGCCGTCGAGCGCACCGCCCGACGGCCCGGCCACCCGGGCCGCCGCGCTGGTCGCCGAACTCGCCGACGAGGACCTGGTGGGGCAGGTGTTGATGCCGTACGCCTACGGTGACCAGGCCACCGAGGTCTCGGCCGGCTCGGCCGCCGGCAACCGCAACCTCGGCGGCGTGGACACCCCGGCCGAGATGATCGAGAAGTACCGGCTCGGTGGCCTGATCCTGGTCGGCTTCAGCGCCGACGATCCCACCCAGAGCAACCAGGCGACCACCAACGTCGACAACCCGAAGCAGGTCCGCCAGCTCACCACCGGCCTGCGCGAGGCCGCCGGCAAGCTGCCCGCCGGCACGGCACCGTTCCTGATCGGCACCGACCAGGAGTACGGCGTGGTCACCCGGATCACCGACGGGGTGACCATGCTGCCCAGCGCGCTCGCCGCAGGTGCGGCCGACGATCCGGCGTTGACCGAGGCCGCCTGGCGGGCCGCCGGCACCGAGCTGGCCGCCATGGGGATCAACCTCGACTTCGCGCCGGTCGCCGACGTCCTGGTGAAGCGGAGCACGGTGATCGGGTCCCGGTCGTTCGGCGCGGACCCGAGCCGTGCCGCCGGACAGGTCGGCGGTGCGGTCCGGGGGTTGCAGGCCTCCGGCGTGGCGGCCACCGTCAAGCACTTCCCCGGGCACGGGCACAGCGCCGTCGACTCGCACGAGGACCTGCCGGTGCTCACGCAGTCACGCAAGAAGCTCGCCGCCGAGGCGTGGCCCCCGTTCACCGCCGGCATCGAGGCGGGCGCCCTGGCCGTGATGTCCGCCCACCTCGACGTGGCGGAGGTCGATCCGGGAGTGGCCGCCACCTTCTCCCGCACACTGCTCACCGACGTGCTGCGCGGCGAACTCGGGTTCCAGGGCGTGGTCATCACCGACGGCATGAACATGCCGCCGGCCCGCCGCTGGGGGCCGGGTGAGGCGGCGGTACGCGCCCTCAAGGCCGGCAACGACCTGATCCTCATGCCGCCGCACGTCGGTCAGGCGTACGACGGGCTGCTGACGGCGCTGCGGGACGGTTCGCTGCCCCGGGCCCGCCTGGTGGAGGCGGCCACCCGCGTACTGACCATGAAGTTCACCCTGGCCGACAAGCCGGTGCCGGAGATGTCCACGCTGGGCGCCCCGGCGCACCGCGAGGCCGCTGATGCCCTGGCCGCCGGTGCGGTGACCGTGTTCAAGGGCCGGTGCGACACCAGCGGGGTGAAGGGCCCGGTCACCGTCACCTCCTCCGGCGGGCGGGCGCACACCCGCACCGCGCTGACCGAGGCGCTCACCGCGGCCGGGGTGCAGGTGGTGGCGAGCGGCGGCACGGTCGTGCACCTCGTCGGGTACGGCGACGGGGCCGGTGACCTGCGCTCCGGTGCCGCCGTCACCGTCGCCATGGACACCCCGTACGTGCTTGCGGGGGCGAGTTCGCCGACGCTGCTGGCCACGTACTCGTCGAGCCGGGCCTCGATGACGGCGCTCGCCGACGTCCTGGCCGGCAAGGCCGCGCCGCGCGGACGGTCCCCGGTGAAGGTCTCCGGACTGCCCGCCACCACCTGCGGCTGA
- a CDS encoding acyl carrier protein — MTRDEITAGLAEILEEVAGVNPDDVAEGKSFTDDLDVDSLSMVEVVVAAEEKFGVKIPDNEVQNLKTVGDAVSYIEAQS; from the coding sequence ATGACCCGTGACGAGATCACCGCCGGCCTCGCCGAGATCCTCGAAGAGGTTGCCGGGGTGAACCCGGACGACGTGGCCGAGGGGAAGTCCTTCACCGACGACCTGGACGTCGACTCGCTCTCCATGGTGGAGGTCGTGGTCGCGGCCGAGGAGAAGTTCGGCGTCAAGATCCCGGACAACGAGGTCCAGAACCTCAAGACCGTCGGGGACGCCGTGAGCTACATCGAGGCGCAGTCCTGA
- a CDS encoding DUF3145 domain-containing protein, with protein MPTRGVVYVHSTPLAVCSHVEWAIARVLAAPVNLQWTAQPVDPGVRRAECGWSGRPGTGAELAAALRQWPMIRFEVTEEPSPGADGERFMYVPGRGLFRATVGAAGDIQLGEDRLRSLMAAARGPEALAHALDKALGTAWDAELEPYRYAGDGAPVTLLTRVG; from the coding sequence GTGCCAACGCGTGGCGTCGTATACGTCCATTCGACCCCGCTCGCCGTGTGTTCACACGTCGAGTGGGCGATCGCGCGCGTCCTTGCCGCGCCGGTCAATCTGCAATGGACGGCTCAACCCGTCGATCCCGGCGTCCGCCGGGCCGAGTGCGGGTGGTCCGGTCGCCCGGGAACGGGCGCCGAGCTGGCTGCTGCCCTCCGGCAGTGGCCCATGATCCGTTTCGAGGTGACCGAAGAACCCAGCCCAGGTGCCGACGGCGAACGTTTCATGTACGTGCCGGGGCGCGGCCTGTTCCGGGCCACGGTCGGTGCCGCCGGTGACATCCAGCTCGGCGAGGACCGGCTGCGCAGCCTGATGGCCGCCGCCCGGGGACCGGAGGCGCTCGCGCACGCGCTGGACAAGGCGCTCGGCACCGCCTGGGACGCCGAGTTGGAGCCGTACCGCTACGCCGGGGACGGTGCGCCGGTGACCCTGCTCACCCGCGTCGGCTGA